Proteins encoded by one window of Sphingomonas ginkgonis:
- a CDS encoding PAS domain S-box protein: MARDLRDGSDVPEAVGFLQGRGEVPALLRGLDWRGHQLGPPENWPPELKTAVAMMLGSQQPMFLVWGPERVYLYNDALRVQLGDRHPAALGRDWLEVWPERRERLLGLLACLSEGKTVTQSSYEVVTEHNGHAEKATYSFSFSPIAGAEGRPGGYCCFVSEITDRLSTERKLADAEKRLRTEEERVELAQQTGAILGTWDWDIANDVVIADQRFAHSFGLDRAECEAGLPIDRYLESIHPDDLQGLEAAIAAALVEGDRFTHRYRVRRADGEFQWVEALGRVEREADGKAKRFPGVLLNIEERRRQQLALQESEAKFQAIANSIDQMIWVTQSNGYHEYYNDRWYEYTGVSRGSTDGEEWNGMFHPDDQERAWAVWRHCLETGEPYHIEYRLRHRSGEYRWVIGRAQCQRDEQGAIARWYGTCTDIHDQRMAEEELLRTSSLLRLIGESTPDLIYAKDRDGRLLYANPAVGRALGRENVIGLNAYDYAVDRSEADAIMENERRIMESGETVERDELLTSEDGMQRYFRTTKAPLRASDGTTIGIAAITEDVTKRRIAEERERLLVQEVDHRAKNLLGVVQSVVQLTRAETIGAFKEAVAGRIQSLARAHSLLASERWDGVNLRSLMIEELAGFDQAGRVSISGPALRLRPAASQALALCVHELATNAAKYGALSVPGGTLEVHWEISRPDGAAWLCFSWNERGGPLAEPPSRQGFGSTVIKTSIERQLGGRLAMNWERHGLECRIEIPADQLADAAPSSEAGEGETLELTEVHMPVSGKRILIVEDEALISMQIEQVVRQLGFTALGPAGSVDQALEVLATEAVDAAVIDVSLGRERSDPLADELAERGIPFVVCTGYATPVSRSVEKAVDTLGKPIDPATLKRVLQRAVSVKP, translated from the coding sequence GCGCGGCGAGGTGCCCGCCCTGCTGCGTGGTTTGGACTGGCGCGGGCATCAGCTCGGGCCGCCGGAGAACTGGCCACCGGAGCTGAAGACCGCGGTGGCGATGATGCTGGGCAGCCAGCAGCCGATGTTCCTCGTCTGGGGTCCGGAGCGCGTCTACCTCTACAATGACGCGCTGCGGGTGCAGCTCGGCGACCGTCATCCGGCGGCGCTCGGGCGCGACTGGCTCGAGGTGTGGCCGGAGCGGCGCGAGCGGCTGCTCGGCCTGCTCGCCTGCCTCTCCGAGGGAAAAACGGTGACCCAGTCCTCCTACGAGGTGGTCACCGAACACAACGGCCATGCCGAGAAGGCGACCTACAGCTTCAGCTTCTCGCCGATCGCCGGCGCCGAGGGGCGACCCGGCGGTTACTGCTGCTTCGTCTCGGAGATCACCGACCGGCTGTCGACCGAGCGCAAGCTGGCCGATGCCGAGAAACGGCTACGGACCGAGGAGGAGCGGGTCGAGCTCGCCCAGCAGACCGGCGCTATCCTCGGGACTTGGGACTGGGACATCGCCAACGATGTGGTGATCGCCGACCAGCGCTTCGCGCACAGCTTCGGGCTGGACCGGGCGGAGTGCGAGGCGGGACTGCCGATCGATCGCTATCTCGAGTCCATTCACCCAGACGACCTGCAAGGCCTGGAGGCGGCGATCGCCGCAGCGCTGGTCGAAGGGGATCGCTTCACCCATCGCTACCGGGTTCGCCGGGCCGACGGCGAGTTCCAGTGGGTCGAAGCGCTCGGCCGGGTCGAGCGAGAGGCGGACGGTAAGGCCAAGCGCTTTCCCGGCGTGCTGCTCAACATCGAGGAGCGGCGGCGCCAGCAGCTCGCGCTGCAGGAGAGCGAGGCCAAGTTCCAGGCGATCGCAAACTCGATCGACCAGATGATCTGGGTCACCCAGTCGAACGGCTATCACGAATATTACAACGACCGCTGGTACGAATATACGGGCGTCTCGCGCGGGTCGACCGACGGGGAGGAGTGGAACGGCATGTTCCACCCCGACGACCAGGAGCGGGCCTGGGCGGTGTGGCGCCACTGCCTGGAGACGGGCGAACCCTATCACATCGAATATCGCCTGCGGCACCGGTCGGGCGAATATCGCTGGGTAATCGGCCGCGCGCAGTGCCAGAGGGACGAGCAGGGAGCGATCGCCCGCTGGTATGGTACCTGCACCGACATCCACGACCAGCGGATGGCCGAGGAGGAGCTGCTCCGGACCAGCTCGCTGCTGCGGCTGATCGGCGAGAGTACCCCCGATCTTATCTACGCCAAGGACCGCGACGGGCGCCTGCTCTATGCCAACCCGGCAGTCGGCCGGGCGCTCGGGCGCGAGAATGTCATCGGGCTCAATGCCTATGACTATGCGGTCGACCGCTCGGAAGCAGACGCGATCATGGAGAATGAGCGCCGTATCATGGAGAGCGGCGAGACAGTGGAACGCGACGAGCTGCTGACCTCGGAAGACGGGATGCAGCGGTATTTCCGTACGACCAAGGCCCCGCTGCGGGCGAGCGACGGCACCACCATCGGGATCGCGGCCATCACCGAGGACGTCACCAAGCGGCGCATCGCCGAAGAACGCGAGCGGCTGCTGGTGCAGGAGGTCGACCATCGCGCCAAGAACCTGCTCGGGGTGGTCCAGTCGGTCGTCCAGCTCACCCGCGCCGAGACGATCGGCGCGTTCAAGGAAGCGGTCGCGGGGCGGATCCAGTCGCTGGCGCGCGCCCACAGCCTGCTCGCCTCCGAACGCTGGGACGGCGTCAACCTCCGGTCGCTGATGATCGAGGAACTGGCCGGGTTCGACCAGGCCGGTCGGGTCAGCATCAGCGGGCCGGCCCTGCGGCTGCGGCCGGCGGCATCGCAGGCGCTGGCGCTATGCGTCCACGAACTCGCGACCAACGCGGCGAAATATGGCGCCCTGTCGGTGCCGGGCGGGACGCTCGAGGTGCACTGGGAGATCAGCCGGCCGGACGGCGCGGCGTGGCTCTGCTTCAGTTGGAACGAGCGCGGCGGTCCGCTAGCCGAGCCGCCCTCCCGCCAGGGCTTCGGGTCGACCGTCATCAAGACGTCGATCGAGCGGCAGCTGGGCGGACGGTTGGCAATGAACTGGGAGCGGCATGGGCTCGAGTGCCGGATCGAGATCCCAGCCGACCAGCTTGCCGATGCCGCGCCGTCGAGCGAGGCGGGCGAGGGCGAGACACTCGAGCTGACCGAGGTCCATATGCCGGTCTCGGGCAAGCGGATCCTCATCGTCGAGGACGAGGCGCTGATCTCCATGCAGATCGAGCAGGTCGTTCGTCAGCTCGGCTTCACGGCGCTGGGGCCGGCCGGCTCGGTCGACCAGGCGCTGGAGGTGCTCGCGACGGAGGCGGTGGACGCGGCGGTGATCGATGTCAGCCTGGGCCGGGAGCGGAGCGATCCGCTGGCCGACGAACTGGCCGAGCGCGGGATCCCGTTCGTCGTCTGCACCGGCTATGCGACGCCGGTCAGCCGCTCGGTCGAGAAGGCCGTCGATACGCTTGGCAAGCCGATCGACCCCGCCACGCTGAAGCGGGTGCTCCAGCGGGCGGTATCGGTGAAGCCCTAG